Proteins encoded together in one Mobula hypostoma chromosome 9, sMobHyp1.1, whole genome shotgun sequence window:
- the tmem121b gene encoding transmembrane protein 121B, whose translation MSAAAGGEGSRSAAGAAPIAEGNLRAGENESLFIRNSSFRRNSQTSTASLGREVGAASNIKARPAFIITSGELVHNPSDCTSSSAPPAASRTLLYKGLCLLLLLCQGGLFDFYLIIFTDLYWCSWIATDLVVLAGWLIFFIKHARRGAAREKAAPGQFAFAYLAWLIYVIACTPKMVLILETSILDLIELKVPLGTTGFKIVVMSSVPLLYTLLNSVTEDLSCHSSHRAQNYYSRTCLDLLDSFTLMELVLAGQIPNVYLKYTVTTVYFVSFSIPVLWLYELNSLQLDYKCVVFRFLSSYAVNAPLLVVRCFLVFIYDQQVSVFLFKNVFWLCCDCAEVLERCCVLRRVHRYSSPPMQFTHCISENEMCAHGYVNTLAVAAQS comes from the coding sequence ATGAGCGCTGCGGCCGGCGGTGAGGGCTCTCGCTCGGCCGCCGGAGCAGCCCCAATAGCGGAGGGTAATCTCCGGGCGGGAGAAAACGAGTCCCTTTTCATCAGGAACAGTTCGTTCAGGAGGAACTCCCAGACCTCGACCGCCAGCCTCGGCCGAGAGGTCGGCGCCGCTTCCAACATCAAAGCGCGTCCAGCCTTCATCATCACTTCAGGGGAGCTGGTGCACAACCCGTCCGACTGCACCAGCAGCTCGGCGCCGCCCGCCGCAAGCCGGACGCTGCTCTACAAGGGCCTCTGCCTCCTGCTCCTGCTCTGCCAGGGTGGGCTTTTCGATTTCTACCTGATTATTTTCACCGACCTGTACTGGTGCTCCTGGATCGCCACCGACCTCGTGGTGCTGGCCGGCTGGCTCATCTTCTTCATCAAGCACGCCAGGCGGGGGGCGGCGCGGGAGAAGGCAGCCCCGGGACAGTTCGCCTTCGCCTACCTAGCCTGGCTCATTTATGTCATCGCCTGCACGCCCAAGATGGTGCTCATCCTGGAGACATCTATCCTCGACCTCATTGAGCTCAAAGTTCCTCTGGGCACCACCGGCTTTAAAATCGTGGTTATGTCATCGGTGCCCTTGCTCTACACGCTGCTGAACTCGGTGACCGAAGACCTGAGCTGCCACAGTAGCCACCGGGCCCAGAACTATTACAGCCGCACCTGCCTCGACCTCCTGGACAGCTTCACTCTGATGGAGCTGGTGCTGGCGGGTCAGATCCCCAACGTGTACCTCAAGTACACAGTCACCACGGTCTACTTCGTTTCCTTTTCCATCCCGGTTCTCTGGCTCTATGAACTCAATTCATTGCAGCTGGACTACAAATGCGTCGTGTTCCGCTTCCTGTCCAGCTATGCGGTGAATGCCCCTCTCTTGGTGGTCAGGTGCTTTTTGGTCTTTATTTATGACCAACAAGTTTCAGTATTTCTGTTCAAGAATGTCTTTTGGTTGTGTTGTGATTGTGCCGAGGTGCTGGAGAGATGTTGCGTCCTGAGACGTGTCCACAGATACTCGAGCCCACCCATGCAGTTCACACATTGCATCTCGGAGAATGAGATGTGCGCCCACGGATACGTGAACACATTGGCCGTAGCTGCCCAATCCTAA